The Fortiea contorta PCC 7126 genome has a segment encoding these proteins:
- a CDS encoding RNA polymerase sigma factor, RpoD/SigA family, giving the protein MPTVNTQTENLNTKFTADMVRTYLREIGRVPLLTREQEIVYGKQVQQMMTLLDAKEALAKKLQREPSSEEWANQVNSSETEVRQTVAQGKRAKQKMIEANLRLVVAIAKKYQKRNMEFLDLIQEGTLGLERGVEKFDPMRGYKFSTYAYWWIRQAITRAIAQQGRTIRLPIHITEKLNKIKKVQRELAQKFGRSPTPAEIAKELELEPAQIREYLNMARQPVSLDVRVGDNQDTELQEMLEDDGPSPEYYTTQEFLRQDLNTLLAELTPQQREVLALRFGLEDGNEMSLAKVGERLNLSRERVRQLEHQALAHLRRRRGNVKEYVA; this is encoded by the coding sequence ATGCCTACTGTTAACACCCAAACCGAAAACCTGAACACCAAATTCACGGCTGATATGGTGCGAACCTATCTGCGAGAAATTGGTCGTGTACCACTGCTAACCCGTGAGCAGGAGATTGTTTATGGGAAGCAGGTGCAGCAAATGATGACATTATTGGACGCCAAGGAAGCTTTGGCGAAAAAACTGCAACGCGAGCCAAGTTCAGAAGAGTGGGCGAACCAAGTTAATTCCTCTGAAACAGAGGTGAGACAGACTGTCGCCCAAGGTAAGCGAGCCAAGCAGAAAATGATTGAAGCTAACCTGCGCTTGGTAGTGGCTATTGCGAAAAAATACCAGAAACGCAACATGGAGTTTCTGGATTTGATCCAAGAAGGAACTCTAGGGTTAGAGCGGGGTGTAGAGAAATTTGATCCCATGCGGGGTTATAAATTTTCCACCTATGCTTACTGGTGGATTCGCCAAGCGATTACCAGAGCGATCGCCCAACAAGGTCGCACCATCCGCTTACCTATCCATATTACCGAAAAGCTGAACAAAATCAAAAAAGTGCAGCGCGAGCTAGCACAGAAGTTCGGGCGATCGCCCACACCTGCAGAAATTGCCAAAGAACTAGAGCTAGAACCAGCTCAGATCCGCGAGTATCTGAACATGGCGCGCCAGCCAGTTTCCTTAGATGTGCGCGTTGGCGATAACCAAGACACCGAGTTGCAAGAAATGCTCGAAGATGACGGCCCATCACCAGAGTATTACACCACCCAAGAATTCTTGCGCCAAGACTTGAACACCTTGCTAGCAGAATTAACCCCCCAACAGCGAGAAGTTTTAGCTTTGCGTTTCGGTTTAGAAGATGGTAACGAAATGTCTTTGGCGAAAGTCGGTGAGCGGTTAAATCTGAGCCGCGAACGTGTCCGCCAATTAGAACACCAAGCCTTGGCTCATCTGCGCCGCCGTCGCGGTAACGTCAAAGAGTATGTAGCATAA
- a CDS encoding CHAT domain-containing protein, with translation MNDESTKELMIAFYQQMLSQKTSPAAALNVAQRQMWLRKDSQYPAWRHPRYWAAFSLQGEWR, from the coding sequence GTGAATGATGAATCTACTAAGGAGTTAATGATTGCATTTTACCAACAAATGTTGTCACAAAAGACATCTCCCGCCGCCGCCCTGAATGTCGCCCAGCGCCAAATGTGGCTGCGGAAGGATTCGCAATATCCAGCTTGGAGACATCCCCGTTATTGGGCTGCTTTCTCTCTCCAAGGTGAATGGCGGTGA